Proteins found in one Aquibium microcysteis genomic segment:
- a CDS encoding helix-turn-helix transcriptional regulator: MPTSEIPNINELPDHAYMTRKQVALATNFTQQSLKMWASEGRGPKFRKIEGRLRYQVSDVRAWIQRSQS; this comes from the coding sequence GTGCCGACATCGGAGATTCCGAACATCAACGAACTGCCGGATCATGCGTACATGACCCGCAAGCAGGTCGCGCTCGCGACCAACTTCACGCAGCAGTCGCTGAAGATGTGGGCCAGCGAAGGCCGCGGCCCGAAGTTCAGGAAGATCGAAGGCCGCCTTCGCTACCAGGTCTCCGACGTGCGGGCGTGGATCCAGAGGTCGCAGTCCTAA
- a CDS encoding thermonuclease family protein: MQTRNCMGLILICLASALPTAFAHAQTVTGRASVVDGDTIEIAGERIRLHGIDAPESGQRCQDKAGRAYRCGQVAANALDAFLAQSRPISCRFVERDRYRRFVGDCYRADGASVAAWMVRNGHALDWPRYSRGAYAADQAEARRVGAGMWQGRYVEPWEWRRGAR, encoded by the coding sequence ATGCAAACGCGAAATTGCATGGGGCTAATTCTGATCTGCTTGGCGTCGGCTCTTCCCACCGCCTTCGCCCACGCTCAGACCGTCACCGGCCGTGCGTCCGTGGTCGACGGTGACACGATCGAGATTGCGGGCGAACGGATCCGGCTCCACGGCATCGACGCGCCGGAGAGCGGCCAGCGTTGCCAGGACAAGGCCGGTCGGGCGTATCGGTGCGGACAGGTCGCCGCGAACGCCCTTGACGCCTTCCTGGCCCAATCGAGACCGATTTCCTGCAGGTTCGTCGAGCGCGACCGTTACCGGCGCTTTGTGGGCGACTGCTACCGCGCCGATGGGGCGAGCGTGGCCGCGTGGATGGTGCGCAACGGGCACGCGCTCGACTGGCCCCGGTACAGCCGAGGCGCCTATGCAGCGGACCAGGCCGAAGCTCGACGGGTCGGCGCAGGCATGTGGCAGGGGCGGTACGTCGAGCCGTGGGAATGGAGGCGGGGCGCGAGGTAG
- a CDS encoding recombinase family protein: MFVRAYMRASTRDQDAERARKQLEEFAAGRGLTIAAWYVENESGAKLDRPELFRLLRDCQPGDVLLVEQVDRLSRLRADDWRTLKAQIAERRVKVVALDLPTSHQFSASGADDITERIFDAMNAMMLDVLAAVARKDYDDRRRRQAQGIGKAKAAGRYSGRPENVKRNAAIIRMLKEGQPWSSIQAASGCSRSTLSRLARRLKETA, translated from the coding sequence ATGTTCGTTCGTGCCTACATGCGCGCTTCTACGCGCGACCAGGACGCGGAACGCGCCCGAAAGCAACTCGAGGAATTCGCGGCCGGCCGCGGTCTCACGATCGCAGCCTGGTACGTCGAGAACGAATCCGGCGCCAAGCTTGACCGGCCGGAGCTATTCCGGCTCCTGCGCGATTGCCAGCCGGGCGACGTGTTGCTCGTCGAGCAAGTCGACCGGCTCAGCCGGTTGCGGGCGGACGACTGGCGCACCTTGAAAGCGCAGATCGCGGAACGCCGCGTGAAGGTCGTCGCGCTGGATCTTCCCACCAGCCACCAATTCTCCGCCAGTGGCGCCGACGATATCACGGAACGCATCTTTGACGCCATGAACGCGATGATGCTCGACGTGCTCGCTGCAGTCGCCCGGAAGGACTACGACGACCGGCGCCGGCGCCAGGCGCAAGGGATCGGCAAGGCGAAAGCCGCCGGCCGCTACTCCGGTCGGCCGGAGAACGTGAAGCGGAACGCCGCGATCATCCGGATGCTGAAGGAAGGGCAGCCGTGGAGCTCAATCCAAGCCGCGTCCGGCTGCTCACGCTCGACGCTCAGCCGGTTGGCCCGGCGCCTGAAGGAAACCGCGTGA
- a CDS encoding AAA family ATPase, translated as MHPADSTAPAPIQPAILDSAPSSHFGPNEIAAGAEAAVSFLQSLDATGRHNLVAIDPYDPSGSVEGRTFEPGEFNAMRNWIRARSGRKNLYFTANEPCGGLEKPHRKLKKDDIAAIRCVYADVDPDKTKPFHEERQRLSDLVEFLQSHPAPPTWTVDSGGGVQFLWRVDKQPAAEAGERAEAQGRGLRKLLGGDAIQNVDRLFRLPGTLNIPDAKKRAAGRSERPAALLRHVDHRYALDELAALIPPQDGGGLTDQDQQIALVRAAYDEIDMGPVEEGRSLTELPWDVQRKLRSAMSADARLAALWEGDAAALSGTDTTDSAWLANLAARLGGSTVETFDVTEFGTLAAAWPKMADNDKHLSQRALSRAWGNVAAPMIERRRQDEEARQGIIERFFEPMLGAAATAEGPRGPKGSRGLRIVTSLIEPASIPVREYLIEPRLPLGDVCQCVGEPGVSKSTLALRDALAIATGSERILRGETGASPERLHRAGPVLIYNAEDRLAEMERRLAAAQRYFGVATLPHPIYLLSGVDAEPLTIMQRKSSGAPLLRAPGADRLESLIVQSGAIHVSLDPQISLYSGGVENSNDDMNALLQELANLAARHGVSIGVVHHTGKAGRDNHGDMAAGRGGFAAVGKVRSAYTLCRVTGRAEDEKDWAVGDDEDLVRIDFAKVSHGRKPKTPIVLRRFNVSVGNGQGMPAVAAEALFRDSPLERLRAEGDYAPVLDVVDVAARAASSKAASGKEDARKQQIARIVVEAVGEEPRFSLTGYIDLVGEMLRKAGLTKATTKRALMAEVSEALRGDGVVGKINGQDVRVRTYKENPDRANSAWTGIIEPAGTVGTVEAATVGSGWKSVGSSNEKSEAEQSLSVFG; from the coding sequence ATGCACCCTGCTGATAGCACGGCTCCGGCGCCAATACAACCGGCTATTCTCGACAGCGCACCCTCTTCCCACTTCGGCCCGAACGAAATCGCCGCTGGCGCAGAGGCCGCGGTTTCCTTTCTGCAGAGCTTGGATGCGACCGGGAGGCACAATCTCGTCGCCATCGATCCTTACGATCCGAGCGGAAGCGTGGAGGGCCGGACGTTCGAGCCCGGCGAATTCAATGCGATGCGCAACTGGATCCGCGCCCGCAGCGGGCGCAAGAACCTCTACTTCACGGCGAATGAGCCCTGCGGCGGGCTCGAGAAGCCCCACCGGAAGCTTAAGAAAGACGACATCGCCGCGATCCGGTGCGTCTATGCGGACGTCGACCCCGACAAGACGAAGCCTTTCCACGAAGAGCGCCAGCGCCTATCCGATCTGGTCGAGTTCTTGCAAAGCCATCCGGCCCCGCCAACCTGGACCGTCGACAGCGGAGGCGGCGTCCAGTTTCTCTGGAGGGTGGACAAGCAGCCCGCGGCCGAAGCGGGCGAGCGCGCCGAAGCGCAGGGCCGGGGGCTTCGGAAGCTGCTCGGCGGCGACGCCATCCAGAACGTCGACCGACTGTTCCGCCTGCCGGGCACGCTCAACATCCCGGACGCCAAGAAGCGCGCGGCGGGCCGGTCGGAGCGGCCGGCGGCGCTGCTGCGCCACGTCGACCACCGATACGCTCTCGACGAGCTGGCGGCCCTGATCCCGCCGCAGGACGGCGGGGGCCTCACCGATCAGGACCAGCAGATTGCCCTTGTTCGCGCGGCCTACGACGAGATCGACATGGGGCCGGTGGAAGAAGGCCGGTCGCTCACCGAACTGCCTTGGGATGTCCAGCGCAAGTTGAGGAGCGCGATGTCGGCGGACGCCAGGCTGGCCGCGTTGTGGGAAGGCGACGCCGCCGCACTCTCGGGCACTGACACGACAGATTCCGCGTGGCTGGCGAACCTCGCGGCGCGGCTCGGCGGCTCTACGGTCGAGACCTTCGACGTGACGGAGTTCGGCACCCTCGCTGCCGCATGGCCCAAGATGGCCGACAACGACAAGCACCTGTCGCAACGCGCACTATCGCGCGCATGGGGCAACGTGGCTGCTCCCATGATCGAGAGACGTCGGCAGGACGAGGAAGCACGGCAGGGGATCATCGAGCGCTTCTTCGAGCCGATGCTGGGCGCTGCCGCAACGGCCGAGGGGCCGAGGGGGCCGAAGGGTTCCCGAGGGCTTCGGATCGTGACCTCGCTTATCGAGCCGGCCTCTATCCCCGTGCGCGAGTACCTGATCGAGCCGAGGCTGCCGCTTGGCGACGTGTGCCAGTGCGTCGGCGAGCCGGGCGTCAGCAAGTCCACGCTCGCCCTGCGAGACGCCCTCGCCATCGCGACAGGAAGCGAGCGGATACTGCGCGGAGAGACAGGCGCGAGCCCCGAGCGGCTGCACCGCGCCGGCCCGGTTCTCATTTACAACGCCGAGGACCGGCTTGCGGAGATGGAGCGGAGGCTTGCGGCCGCGCAGCGGTACTTCGGTGTCGCCACCCTGCCCCACCCTATCTATCTCCTTTCCGGCGTCGATGCCGAGCCGCTGACGATCATGCAGCGTAAGTCGTCGGGCGCCCCGCTCCTGCGCGCGCCTGGCGCCGACCGGCTCGAATCACTCATCGTACAGAGCGGGGCGATTCACGTCTCGCTCGACCCGCAGATCAGCCTCTATTCCGGCGGCGTCGAGAACTCGAACGACGACATGAACGCGCTTCTCCAGGAACTCGCCAACCTCGCGGCGCGTCACGGCGTCTCCATCGGCGTCGTCCACCACACCGGGAAGGCCGGCAGGGACAATCACGGCGACATGGCGGCGGGCCGAGGCGGCTTTGCGGCCGTCGGCAAAGTTCGGTCGGCCTACACGCTCTGCCGCGTGACCGGCCGCGCCGAGGACGAGAAGGATTGGGCAGTCGGCGACGACGAGGATCTTGTGCGCATCGACTTCGCGAAGGTCTCCCATGGACGCAAGCCGAAGACGCCGATCGTGCTCCGGCGCTTCAACGTCTCCGTCGGCAACGGGCAGGGAATGCCGGCCGTTGCCGCTGAAGCGCTCTTCCGGGACAGCCCGCTCGAACGTCTTCGAGCCGAGGGCGATTACGCGCCTGTCCTGGACGTGGTCGACGTCGCCGCTCGTGCCGCCAGCAGCAAGGCGGCAAGCGGCAAGGAGGACGCGAGGAAGCAGCAGATCGCGCGCATCGTCGTGGAGGCCGTCGGCGAGGAGCCCCGGTTCAGTCTGACGGGCTATATCGACCTCGTCGGCGAGATGCTTCGGAAGGCCGGCTTGACGAAGGCCACGACCAAGCGCGCGTTGATGGCGGAAGTGAGCGAAGCCCTCAGAGGGGACGGCGTCGTCGGGAAGATCAACGGACAAGACGTCCGCGTCCGGACCTACAAGGAGAACCCTGATCGGGCGAATTCCGCTTGGACGGGCATCATCGAGCCGGCCGGGACGGTTGGAACGGTCGAGGCGGCGACGGTTGGAAGCGGTTGGAAATCGGTTGGAAGTTCCAACGAAAAAAGTGAAGCGGAGCAATCACTTAGCGTGTTCGGCTAG
- a CDS encoding HGGxSTG domain-containing protein codes for MKKRGKRGPLTAKQIAWYSSPRLKEIGRQGVAKINAEAHLRPRCGARRRSDGEPCLNHPMQNGRCRFHGGATPSGDDWHRTRWPDGKSPVAEKKLHSKLKTLDIRRRDREKRVASMTPEERARHEKRRSELKPGRVGERQMRRKLKADAAYLASLGDRPERLPSPEALRLQKEIAELDAAAARLRAEIAAARTETDMGVFG; via the coding sequence GTGAAGAAGCGCGGGAAGCGCGGTCCGCTGACCGCGAAACAAATCGCCTGGTACTCGTCTCCGCGGCTGAAGGAGATCGGGCGCCAGGGCGTCGCCAAGATCAACGCCGAGGCGCACCTGCGCCCGCGCTGCGGAGCGCGGCGTCGGTCGGACGGCGAGCCCTGCCTGAACCATCCGATGCAGAATGGCCGCTGCCGCTTCCACGGCGGCGCTACGCCGAGCGGCGACGACTGGCACCGCACAAGGTGGCCTGATGGGAAGTCCCCGGTCGCCGAGAAGAAGCTCCATTCGAAGCTGAAGACGCTGGACATCCGGCGGCGTGACCGGGAGAAGCGTGTTGCCTCGATGACGCCGGAGGAACGCGCGCGGCATGAGAAGCGGCGGAGCGAGCTGAAGCCCGGCAGGGTTGGCGAGCGTCAGATGCGCAGGAAGTTGAAGGCCGACGCGGCCTATCTGGCGTCTCTTGGCGATCGGCCGGAACGGCTCCCCTCGCCCGAGGCTCTGCGGCTTCAGAAAGAGATCGCCGAACTCGACGCCGCGGCGGCGCGGCTACGTGCGGAGATTGCAGCGGCGAGGACTGAAACAGACATGGGAGTTTTTGGGTGA
- a CDS encoding tyrosine-type recombinase/integrase, which produces MTGFGLRVRPQGKSWILAFRPAGVGRSANTKRLKLATVAAMKCAEARSLARVMLGRIASGMDPAVERREAKRKESSRVGDLLTRYDADLKRRGYVNRSVVVAGLKKRLGPFLTHDIASVTAVDLVEVIEGLEKQGSAGAAADFRSRCSAFLSWCAAKARVIDRNPLVGYRRPRDTRADRIGRAQHGRALSDDELAAVWKAADTSKPIGRLLRFLILTGCRRGEAAGLTWGMIDAADRSIRLPAMFVKQGRDHLVPYGDALQEVLDLCPRIAGSDVVFASARTGGPMQGWSKMFPAVCKAAKVDFHLHDLRRTVRTGMSRLGVETEVAELALGHARGDLEAIYNRDDAKDRLRSAFTRWEAHVKENVLQASPAR; this is translated from the coding sequence GTGACCGGATTCGGCCTTCGGGTTCGCCCGCAAGGGAAGAGCTGGATCCTCGCCTTCCGACCGGCCGGCGTCGGGCGCAGCGCTAACACGAAGCGCCTGAAGCTCGCAACGGTCGCCGCCATGAAGTGCGCCGAGGCGCGCAGCCTTGCCCGCGTCATGCTCGGCCGTATCGCCAGCGGCATGGACCCGGCCGTCGAGCGGAGAGAGGCGAAGCGGAAGGAAAGCTCCCGGGTCGGCGATCTGTTGACGCGCTACGACGCGGACCTGAAGCGCCGCGGCTACGTGAACCGGTCGGTCGTCGTGGCAGGGCTGAAGAAACGCCTGGGGCCGTTCCTGACGCATGACATCGCGAGCGTGACGGCCGTCGACCTCGTCGAAGTGATCGAGGGCCTGGAGAAGCAAGGCTCCGCCGGCGCGGCTGCTGACTTTCGGTCCCGTTGCAGCGCCTTCCTGTCCTGGTGCGCGGCGAAGGCCCGCGTGATCGATAGAAACCCGCTGGTCGGGTATCGCAGACCCCGGGACACCCGGGCCGACCGCATCGGCAGGGCTCAGCATGGTCGCGCGCTGTCCGATGACGAGCTTGCCGCGGTGTGGAAGGCAGCCGACACGAGCAAGCCGATCGGGCGCCTGCTCCGCTTCCTGATCCTGACCGGCTGCCGGCGCGGCGAGGCCGCCGGACTCACCTGGGGCATGATCGACGCCGCCGACCGCAGCATCCGCCTGCCCGCGATGTTCGTGAAGCAGGGCCGAGACCATCTCGTGCCCTACGGCGACGCCCTGCAGGAAGTTCTCGACCTCTGCCCGAGGATCGCCGGGTCGGACGTCGTCTTCGCGTCGGCGCGCACGGGCGGCCCGATGCAGGGATGGTCGAAGATGTTTCCGGCCGTCTGCAAGGCTGCGAAGGTCGATTTCCATCTGCACGATCTGCGCCGCACCGTGCGGACAGGCATGTCTCGGCTTGGCGTCGAGACGGAAGTCGCCGAGTTGGCCTTGGGCCACGCCCGCGGCGACCTGGAGGCGATCTATAATCGCGACGACGCGAAGGACCGGCTCCGAAGCGCGTTCACGCGATGGGAAGCCCACGTCAAGGAGAACGTCCTGCAGGCCAGCCCGGCCCGGTGA
- a CDS encoding type II toxin-antitoxin system RelE/ParE family toxin, with amino-acid sequence MERLARLPVDKVRSLHTYEGMHTVSELNAFRRAAQAAGMSDEDIEDFVDHIAVNPDDGEEIVGTGGCRKVRFSIRGNNKGKSGGVRTITFFTGTDLPVFLITVFGKSQKVNLTKAERNSLKKLTEAIVEEYVRRVQPLTAGGERA; translated from the coding sequence ATGGAACGCCTCGCCCGTTTACCAGTTGACAAGGTGCGTAGTTTACATACTTATGAAGGCATGCACACAGTATCGGAACTGAACGCTTTCCGTAGGGCGGCGCAGGCAGCCGGGATGTCCGATGAGGACATCGAGGACTTCGTCGACCACATAGCAGTCAACCCGGATGACGGTGAAGAGATCGTCGGAACGGGCGGTTGCCGGAAGGTCAGGTTTTCGATTCGTGGCAATAACAAAGGCAAGAGCGGAGGCGTCCGCACGATCACGTTCTTCACAGGCACTGACCTTCCTGTCTTCCTAATTACAGTCTTCGGGAAGAGCCAGAAGGTCAACCTCACGAAGGCCGAGCGCAACAGCCTGAAGAAGCTGACCGAGGCCATAGTGGAAGAATATGTAAGGCGCGTCCAACCGCTAACCGCAGGTGGAGAAAGAGCATGA
- a CDS encoding helix-turn-helix domain-containing protein, which translates to MNHFHGSGRAVFVQIDVTDSKPSREEPMKPETMTTYITAADAAERADVSAATIYDWCAAGIIDSWRDGRRVLVNEIGLQNHLIRRARARRPRPRLFLIVNNT; encoded by the coding sequence TTGAACCATTTTCACGGCTCCGGACGCGCTGTCTTCGTACAAATCGACGTGACAGATTCCAAACCTTCGCGCGAGGAACCGATGAAGCCTGAAACGATGACGACCTACATCACCGCAGCCGACGCAGCGGAACGCGCCGACGTCTCGGCCGCTACGATTTACGATTGGTGCGCCGCTGGCATTATCGACAGTTGGCGCGACGGGAGGCGAGTGCTGGTCAACGAGATCGGCCTGCAGAACCATCTGATCCGGCGCGCCAGGGCGCGCCGGCCGAGGCCCCGCCTGTTCCTGATCGTGAACAACACCTGA
- a CDS encoding helix-turn-helix domain-containing protein, whose amino-acid sequence MSKKVFDQIAEGLQEALAVARGEAEPYKLHVPAEIDVKAIRTKTGLSQKDFASTFGFGFDQLKQWEQGRSRPVQAMRAYLLLINSKPIEMIKALRDLHSEIVSDLPARKVG is encoded by the coding sequence ATGAGCAAGAAGGTATTCGATCAGATCGCGGAGGGCCTGCAGGAAGCGCTAGCCGTCGCACGCGGCGAGGCCGAGCCCTACAAGCTTCATGTGCCCGCAGAGATTGACGTCAAAGCCATTCGGACAAAGACCGGTCTCTCGCAAAAGGATTTCGCCTCGACGTTTGGCTTCGGCTTTGACCAGTTGAAGCAGTGGGAACAGGGCCGCTCGCGCCCGGTTCAGGCCATGCGTGCCTATCTGCTGCTGATCAACTCAAAGCCTATCGAGATGATCAAGGCGCTTCGCGATCTTCACAGCGAGATTGTCAGCGATCTGCCGGCACGCAAGGTCGGCTAA
- a CDS encoding SOS response-associated peptidase, with product MCNLYNISKGPQAILDFTRAMRSAAGNLAPGSIYPNYPAPVVRVGEDGERELAMLQWGMPSPPAYVKGADRGVTNIRNVGSPHWRRWLGVSSRCVVAATSFAEPSPAKDENGRTPNVWFAIDESRPLFFFAGIWTRWHGVRKVKDGPGDFELFGFLTTTPNAVVAPVHPKAMPVILTTAGEIETWLSEPWEEAKALQRPLADDLLTVVPKPETLDAV from the coding sequence ATGTGCAACCTCTACAACATCTCCAAGGGACCGCAGGCGATCCTCGACTTCACGCGAGCGATGCGCAGCGCGGCCGGCAACCTGGCGCCGGGCAGCATCTATCCGAACTACCCGGCGCCCGTGGTGCGCGTCGGCGAGGACGGCGAGCGCGAGCTGGCGATGCTGCAGTGGGGAATGCCGTCGCCGCCGGCCTACGTGAAGGGTGCCGACCGCGGCGTGACGAACATCCGCAACGTTGGCTCGCCGCACTGGAGGCGGTGGCTCGGCGTATCGAGCCGGTGCGTGGTGGCCGCAACGTCCTTCGCCGAGCCGAGCCCCGCAAAGGACGAGAACGGCCGCACGCCGAACGTCTGGTTCGCGATCGACGAGAGCCGGCCGCTGTTCTTCTTTGCCGGGATCTGGACGCGCTGGCACGGCGTCCGGAAGGTGAAGGACGGACCCGGCGACTTCGAGCTGTTCGGATTCCTGACGACGACGCCGAATGCCGTGGTGGCGCCGGTGCATCCGAAGGCTATGCCGGTGATCCTGACCACGGCCGGCGAGATCGAGACATGGCTGTCGGAACCGTGGGAGGAAGCGAAGGCGCTGCAGCGTCCGCTCGCCGACGATCTGCTGACGGTCGTGCCAAAGCCGGAGACCCTCGATGCCGTTTGA
- a CDS encoding helix-turn-helix domain-containing protein, which yields MMEETVLLTEDEVAERLRCHKSKVARFRKRGLLPHIVGRPILIRLADLEAFIASQVVNPPSPEETRIAENEAIRERAARSFLKMSMRGETRPILAGSIWVYLNGTGDPTGSISTV from the coding sequence ATGATGGAAGAAACCGTACTGCTCACCGAGGACGAAGTCGCCGAGCGCTTGCGCTGCCACAAATCGAAGGTCGCCAGGTTCCGCAAGCGCGGCTTGCTGCCGCACATCGTCGGCCGCCCGATTCTGATCCGCCTTGCGGACCTGGAAGCCTTTATCGCGTCTCAGGTGGTGAACCCGCCGTCACCCGAAGAGACCAGAATCGCCGAGAATGAGGCTATCCGCGAGCGCGCGGCGCGTTCATTCCTGAAGATGTCGATGCGGGGCGAAACGCGGCCGATCCTAGCCGGTTCGATTTGGGTGTACCTCAATGGAACCGGTGATCCGACCGGTTCCATAAGTACCGTTTGA